GGAAGTTCACCGTTAATCGCAGACATTTGCGCAGGAATGAGGGAAGGACGAGTGTCAGAGGAGATGCCGGGGAAAGACTGATCCTATTAACCGCGAAGTCACACGGTTATCTGAATTCCGGAGGGAGGCTCTCGAGTCTCCATCCTCTTATTCCCTTCTCGTCAACGTACATCCATCTCTGGGTATCTCGCAACGTCTTCATCGTGTAAGAAAAAACGCTGTAGTAGTCGATCTCAACCTCTGCAGTAGCCTGCCGCTTTTCCGCGTTATAATTCTCACCGACAATGCGGAAATCGGTCACCCTCACATCCCTTGCCGCCGCCGCCCTCGCCCTGAACTCTTCGTGAATTGCGTCCGCAGCATAGGAACTCGCCTTGTCCCATTCGTGCCAGCGCAGTGCCTGATTATATGCGTTCAGACTGTCATCAAAGTCTACACGGGTCAGATAGGCGCTGCATGCGGTAAGAACCACCGCGGCAAGAAACAAGAGTAAAAGGTTCTTCATTCTCTCCCCAGATAAAAATCTCCTCCATTTACATGATACCAGAAATCAAGGCGATTATTTCAGCCAGGCGATACATCGTTGCCAGAGAGATGGATGACGCCCCCGTTCCATAAGGTCACCAAATGAATCTTCAGGGCGTTGCTGCCGGTGGCCCGGGGACCGTCAATATTCCTTGTCATCCTCTCCGGCATTGGAACCTCTAACTTGTGCTATAATGGTTCATGAAAATCATGATCCTCGCTTTGATCCTCGTCTTGCCCGCGCTGGCCTACGCCGAACCGTCCATACAATTTGAGGACCCGAGTCACGACTTCGGGGAGGTGCAGCAGGGTCTGCAACTGGAGCATACCTTCGAATTTGAGAATACGGGCACAGAGGACCTCATCATAAGCAGGGTGCTCCCGTCCTGAGGGTGTACGGCCGCGGTGGTTAGTTCAAACCACCTGAAACCGGGCGAGAAGGGCAGGATAACGGTAAAAGTCGACACGGCTGGAAGAAGCGGGATTCTCGTAAAGACTGCCGGTGTCCTGAGCAACGACCCCCAAAAACCGAAGGTCACCCTGACCCTGAAAGCGAATATACAGGAACCCGTGCCTCCCGCCCCGATACCGCAGAGATAGACGGGCCGGATATTTTCTCCTTCGGGCTCAGCTCTGGAACAGCCCCGCCTGTCCTTCGGGGGAATCCGAACGGAGGATCGCAGACATCTTCAGAATGAATTCCTTGTCGACGAGCAGGGTCCCGTCGTTTGTGAGCATGAGAATCACTTCAAAATTCTTGATGATCCTGCCGACATTCTTCAGACACCCTGCGATGAGGACCACCTTCATATCACTCTTATCGAGGATGCCCAATATCCTTGCATACTGCTCCGGGCTCCTCCCGTATATCTCATCTATGAGGAGGATCGCTCCGGTTCCCGAGACAGACTGAAAATCAAAGGCGAGCAGCTCTTTCTCGTCGGCGATGATGTGCATGCCCCGCTTCAGAGACTTGATATAGGCGATATATTTATCATACCCCTTTGGCCTCGGCTTGCCCGCAAAGTCGACGGGGTTTCCGACATAATAGATGTTGTCTGCGTCCCGAAGGGCCTCGATCGTATGGATGATCTTTCCGACCCCCACCTCGCCGCTGATTACAACGCTGCCGGCACTCTCGATGATCTCCCGAATCTCCTCGACGATCGCTTCCGTACTGTCGGCATGGACGTCGGCTCTCTTGGACGCTTTCATACCCTTTCCACCTCCGGAGCCATATCCCTATTCTAATATTTCCGTGAACTTTTTCATAGGAGAACTACGGACATAATCCACCCAGCCCATCCCGGGGCATCACTTCGTCTTATACAGCCTGAGGGAGTTGCCGACAACGATGAGCGAACTTATCGCCATGCAGGCTGCCGATATTATGGGATGTATCTTGCCCGAGACCGCCAGCGGGACGGCGACGAGATTGTAGGAAAACGCCCAGAACAGGTTCTGCCTTATGAGGGAGAACGTCCTCTTCGAAACAGCAAGTAACGTTATGACCGACCTCAAGTCGTTTCGCAGCAATACGACATCAGCGCTCTCCATGGCGATATCCGTTGCGCTGCCGATCGCAACCCCCGCGTCGGCCTCGACGAGAGCCGGTGCGTCGTTGATGCCGTCCCCGACCATGAGCACCCTCTGGCCCGCTTCCCGCAACAGTCTGACTTTGTCCGCCTTCTGAACAGGCGTCGCCTCGGCATCCATGATGGAGATCCCCGCTTTCCTGCCGATCTCCTCGGCAACAGCATTGCGGTCGCCGGTGAGGAGACCGACACCGCATCCGAGCTGTCTCAGTCTTTCAACGACCTCTGGCACCTCAGGCCTCAGGTCATTCGAGAGTACGAGCCACCCCCTGAGAACCGCTCCCTCAGCAAATCCCGTTATCGTGTCGCCACCTGATGAAAGGGCTGCGAAGTCTTCCATCTGTGTATCGCTCATAACCACGCCTGACGATTGCAGGAAAGAGGGGTTCCCAGCCAGCAGACGTCTTCCGTTCATCAGTCCCTCGATGCCTTTTCCCGGGTGCGTCGTGGATGACTCGATACGATAGAGATCTTCATCCCTCATCCCCTTACGGAGGGCGTGTGCAATCGGATGGACCGAGCCCCTCTCGAGGGATGCCGCCAAGATATGAAGTTCCCCTCTGCTTATTCCATAGGTGGCCAGGTTCATTAAGGAAGGAATCCCGGCAGTCAATGTGCCGGTCTTGTCAAAGGAGACAAAATTCGTCCGCGCAACGGTCTCGATGGAATCGCCCCCCTTGACAAGTACGCCCCGGGACGACAGGATCGTCGTAGAGATGAGGATCGCGAGGGGTGTGGCGAGACCGAGCGCACAGGGACAGGCTATGACGAGAACCGATACGGCGTAGACGAGAGAGACCGAAAGGAGATGGGTCCTGAGAAACCAGAAACCAAAGGTCATTCCGGCGACAAGAAAAATGGCCGGTACAAACCAGCCAGCGACGATGTCAGCCAGCTTCTGGATCGGGGCCTTCCGAGCCTGTGCGTCCTCCACGGCCCGGATGATCCCGCTGAGCAGCGTGTCGCTTCCGACCTTTTTCACCTCGAGAACGAGACTCCCCGTGAGGTTCATCGTCCCTCCGAATACGGCGGAACTCTCTGTCTTCCTCACAGGCACGGACTCGCCCGTCAGCATCGATTCATCCGCTTCTGAGTGGCCGCCTAGTACGACGCAATCGACCGGGATTCTTTCACCGGCGATAACCTCAATCCTGTCTCCCACCTTAAGGGTCGACACGGGGACACTCTCTGAAAAGGGTTCGCCCGAATCCGACTGTCTCATGATTCTCGCCTCTTTCGGCTGGAGACTGATAAGAGACGATATCGCCCCGATCGCCTTCACCTTTGCACCTGTCTCGAGAAATCTGCCGAGGAGTATGAGGGTGATGATCATGGCTGCGGTGTCGAAATAAACCTCGCCTCCGGTAAAGATCGCGAAGACGCTGTATGCATAGGCACTGAAAGAGCCGATGAAGATGAGCGCGTCCATAGTAAAGGCGCGGTTCCCTATGCCCTTCACCGAGTTTCTTAGAAAGGGATATCCGCAATAGAAGATCACGGGAGTGGTGAAGGCCCATGAGATGAGTTCGAACATCTTCCGGTAGAGAGGGTCGATCCCTTCAAAATACCCTGCATAAAGTGCGGTGGTATAGAGCATGAGTTGCATCGACAAAAAGGAAGCGGTACCGAACCTGATGAGCAGGTCTCTCTTCTCTCCCTTCAAGGCTTCCTCGATCGCAGATCCGGAATAGGGCCGCGGCGCATATCCAAGGGATGCGATTTTTTTTAGTATCGTAGCAAGACTGATCCTGTCGGTAAGCCACGCTATTCTTGCCCTGTGCGTGGCATAATTAACCATGACAGACAGAATCCCGTCGCACTTCATGAGAAAATGCTCGATGAGCCATATGCAGGAGGCGCAGCGGATACCGGTGAGATTCAGGTCTAACGCCGCTTTATTCCCTTCTGTTCTGAGGGCGGCCTCGAACAGATCCGTCGAGACATCCCCTTCCTCGGGAGGACCAGGGGTCCATCCGTTCCTTCTCTCATAAAACGCGTCGAGACCCTCATCATGGATCAGGCGGTATATCCCCCGGCAGCCGTTGCAGCAGAAGACCCTTTGGACACCCTTCACTTCATCATGAATTGCTTGCCCTTCCGAGAATGTCAGAAGGCAATGGTCACACTTCAAGGTGGCCATCTCTTAACTCCGTTCCACCAGGTCCAGAAACGTTACACGCCGGTCCAGCTGATGTCTCATCGGAGGGCCCGGTAAACAAAGAGCGATCCCGCGAGAATCAGCATAATGGCAGCTCCTTTATAGAGGGTATTTCTCAACCGCTCCGCCCGCGCCGAGACAAGCCGTCCGAACAGAAAGAGCGCGGGAGAAGTTCCGAGTCCGAAGAGAAAGAGCAGCGACATGCCGCGAAGAAAGCCTCCTGCCCCGCTTCCCGCCTCTGCTCCTGCGCCTGCAGCCGCGATGAGGGCGGTATAGAGGAGACCGCACGGAAGGAAACCGAGCACGAGGCCCATAGGAAAGTATGCCCCGACTGTCTTTATGCCCGATATGAACCGCACGATTCCGGCAATGCTGCCGGTGAACAGGTTCGCCCTCCCGAGCCTTGTCGGGAACGGCAGCCATCCGCCCGCAGCGAGTCCCATCATGACCATCAGCACCCCAACGGCAGCGAGGGTGATATTCTGGATACGTTCGATAGATCTGACGACACCGGAGAAGGAGCCTGTTAATCCCATGATTCCCCCAAGAATGCTGTATGTCGTGACCCTCCCGAGGGTGTAGAGGAGATGGGGCATGAAGGCCCCTAGCCTTCCCGTCATGCCCTCTTGCGGGGCGGCAGATCCTCCCAGGGGTAACGAGTATGCGGCGACAACGGGACCGCACATGCCGATGCAATGGCCGAACCCTCCCAGGAGACCAGAGACAAAAATCAGGACATAGAGAGAATCAGTGGGTAACATGAAAGAGAAACTCAACCCTGCCGAGATCCGGTATCTCGAGGGTCCCTCTCCAGAGACTCCTGCCGCTCGGGCATCTCGGTATTACTCCCCGTCCCGCGTATTTCCCTTCGGCGGTCCTTTTCAAAATAACACGGTTCTTTCCCATATACATTCCCGGCATCCCGAGATCGAGAGTTATTCCTTCAGCCTCCTGATGCTTCCTTGTGTCCAAGGAGGAAGGAGCGGGGAGAAGGGTTACAAGAAAAGTGAGTTCTTCCATCGCCCTCACCGGCGTAGGGTCTATAGCGAAGATGACCGTCTTCTCTCCCACAGTTCTTGAACATCGACCCCTGTCGATTTCGCAATCGTCCGGAGATTGACCTTCCCTGATCGCGGAGAAAAGAGGGATCGCCGTCGCCACTGCGCTGAACAGAAGAACGAACAAAACCACTATCCTTTTCTGATAGGATCGGTTCATCATCTCCACCTCTCACCCCGGCCCCTTTTCCGCGAATATCTTTTCATCGAAAACAGCTCTTTTCCCTCCGGAGGCGACACGGATCTTCATCTCCCAGTGTCCGAAGAGCGGCAATCGCACGTCTGCATTATATATCCCGCCGGGCTGTTCATCTGCACGGTAAGTCTTGTCATACGCGCTCGTCGAAGGCCTGCTCACCGTAATCGATACGTCCGCAGCGGAAAGAGGCTTCCCTTCCCTATCGGATATCAGGAGGAGAAGATCATTGTCGCCGGTTCTGAAGCCTTTTGTTCTCACCTCGACCTTCCACCCCAGAGACGCCTTCTCCTTTTCGAGCGAATCCCATGCAAGCCCCGTTTCATAGGGCTTCTCGACCACAATCCCCTCGAAGCTCCTCATCCCGACAACGATCACGCCAATGACTGAAGCGAGACCGAAGATGGTCACGATGATGATCGCAGCTTTCACTTATGCCCCGGGATTCTGAAGTTCGCTTTTCTGGACAGTTTCATTGTATCATCTCCCACCGGGACAAGGGATATCTCGATCTCCTTTGTCCCGGCATTCTTGCCGAGGTTTGCGTCCGAGACATATGTCGTTATCCGTCGATGATCCCCTGCCTTGAGAACAAGCCTCTCGGGAGTTATCTTCATGCCGTTCCCTGCCGCAGAAACCCGGATCGAGAGATCGAGATCGCGCCTTCCCCTGTTTTCCACGGACAAGAGATAGGAATTCAGCGTGCCGCCATTCTCATTCATCCTCGGAGTGAAGTCATAATTGGGAAGGACGGTCATATCCAGCGCTCTTCTGGAAGAAGACAGGTAGAGTAAAGAGACGAGGGCGACCGCGGTCAGAGAGCCGATCAGGAGAACGTTTCCTCTCAGTATCCTTCCGGTCTCCCCTGGAAACCCCCAGAAATACCCGATGAGGGATTTCCTCTCCTTTCGTGTCATAATCTTCGTGCATTGATCCAGGCATTCAGCACAGTTGATACACGCCGCATTCATGCCTTGCCGGATATCGATTCCGACTGGACAGGTCTTCACGCAGGCCATGCAATTGACGCATTCGTCCTTCCTCCCCGGGTCAAAGGCGATGAGAAGGGTTCCTGAATCATAGAGCACGCTCTGAAGCCGGGCGTAGGGGCAGACCGTTGAGCAGAAATGGTGCCGGAGGAAGGCGAAATTCAGAAAAAGAATCATGGTGAGGACGATCCAGAAGCCCGAGATGGTCCGACCGAGGTCCTGAGAGAAAAGCCTGCCGATAAACTCGTAGGGAGAGACGAAGTACCAGATGAGGTTCGCTCCGATGATGATGCTGATGCCGAGTATCGCTCCGTACGCCAGCGCTCTGTGAGCCGCTCCTTTTTTGTCCGCCCTGTCGAGGAAGCGGGTAAAATCGACGATGACGGTCTGAGGGCAGAGCCATCCGCACCATATCCTTCCGAAGAGGATCGTTGTCAGGATAACGAGAAATGTAAAGAAGATCAGTGCGATAAGCACGATGAAGAACTCTTCCATCCAGATACTGACGCCGAGGACATGGAGCCTCAGGGTAGGAATATCGAACCGCAGGGCGCTCTCGCCATCTATCTTCAGGAAAGGCAGGCCGAGGATTACGAGCCCCTGGAGCACCTCGATGAGGCGCCTCCAGGGCTGTATCCCTTTACTCATCATCATCGAGCATCTTGTATTTCGGTTCTTCCACCTTCTTCTTTCTCTTCTTCGAATAATAAAAGCCGATGATGATGCCGAAGAGTATGACAAGAGTTACGCCGAAAACGATATATGCGATTGCGAGCGAGTTCATGCTATCTTCTACCGTCCTCCCTCTTGACCAGGCTCTGGTTGTCCCGTCACGCGGCCGGGACGCAAACGCCCCCTATCGTTTTCCCCGCGCACTGAAAAAGACGACGAGAATCCCGACTGCCGCCGCGGTCGTGAAGCCTATCGTCGCGATGATTGACAAATCCATGAATAACCTCCGCCCTATCTTATTTCTTGAGAGACTCCTCGTACGCCTTCTGCTGTGTCCATCCGCTGATCGAGGGAGAATAGGCGGCAAAATAATAGATACCCCAGAGGATGAGCCCCCAGAAGAGTATCAGCCAGCCGATGGGGATCTTCCTTTTCGCGTCCACGCCCTCCTCGACGAGAAACTCCTTGAGTTCATCTAATTCCTCATGTCCTGCCATCGCTCCCTCCTATTTTCCCTGTAGAGACCTGATATAGGCGATCAGGGACCATATCTTGTTCTTATCCAGTGAGGACCCGAAAGGCGGCATCCCGCCTTTTGCCTTTCTCCCCGCGATCTCCGCTCCGGGTTGCGTTCCCTGCGATATGATGCCGAAGAGGACACCGTCGCTCACGTCGCCTTCCTGATAAAGCCAGACATTGTCGACGAGGCTAGGCCCGATGCCGCCTTTGCCGTCAGCGCCGTGGCAGACCGCGCAGTTCGCGCCAAAAATCGCCTTCCCGTCGGCTATCGCCTTCGGGTCTCCGGCGAGGGGGTTCTTCTCCGCGGCTTCCGCAGCCAGAGGGGCCGCCTGCTTGGCAACTGCGATGCCGATCACCTGCATGTAGGCGACGAGGGCTGCCAGCTCTGTCTTTCCTTCGAGCGCCTTGATGTCTTCGGGAGTGTAAGGAAATCCGAGGGCAGCCATATGAGACTCGATTTCCCGCGGATCCACTTTGCGGTCCTTAAGCCATCCATAGGCTGGCATGTTCGATTCGGCAAAGAAGGCCTGGGGGCTCTCGAAGTGGCCGTAGTGCCATTCGTCGGGATACTTGCCGCCGATCCTCGCGAGATCGGGTCCCGTCCTCTTCGATCCCCAGAGAAAGGGATGGTCGTAAGCGAATTCGCCCGCCTTCGAGTAATCGCCGTATCGCATCACCTCCGTCTTCAACGGACGTACGGTCTGGGTATGACAGTTGTTGCACCCTTCACGCTGGTAAATGTCCCGGCCTGCAAGCTGGATGGGCGTATAGGGTTTCAGGTTTTCGAGCTTCGGATGCATCTGGGAAGTGAGCATCGGCGCGAACATCGTGACGACCGTTCCGACGAGGATCGCCACGGTCGCGAGCACCGCAAAGAGGACCGGGCTTGTATGGAGCTTATGATGGAAGTCGCTTGCCATGGTCCACCCCCTATGCCTTCGCCGCGGCAAGGGACTTGCCCCTGCGCATTGTCATGTAGACATTGTAGATGAAGAAGAGCATCCCGACCGTGAATATGACGCCGGCTACCGACCGTAGTTTCCAGAATGGATAGTTCCTCACGAGAGTCTCCATGAAGGTATACTTCAGGCTTCCGTCCGGATTCACCGCCTTCCATAAGACCCCCTGCTGAATGCCGGTAATCCACATCGTGATAGAGAAGATGAGCTGCCCGATCAGGACGAGCCAGAAGTGAATGTTCGCTATCTTGACACTGTATATCTCGGTGTTGTAGATCTTCGGTATGATGTAGTAGATCGAGGCAGCGACGGTCATCGTGACCCACCCCATCGTCCCCATATGCACATGTCCCGGTACCCAGTCGGTGTAATGGATGAGCTGACTGACGACCCTCAGCCCCTGAGTGGGCCCTTGAACGGTCTGGAGACCGTAAAAGGTGATCCCGAGGAGAAAGAACTTCGTAAGGTAGTTCGTCCTCGTCTTTTCCCAGTCGGAGCCGACTGTATAATAGCCGTTCACCACAGACCCCCATGATGGGGCGATGAGAAATACGGTAAAGACGATGGCGAGCGTCTGTATCCAGTCCGGAAGAGGCGTATAAACGAGGTGGTGCGCGCCGGTCCAGAGGTATGCGAAGACAAGCGACCAGAAGGCGATAATCGAGAGCCTGTGGCTGAATATCGGGATGCCCGTCGCCTTCGGCAGAAAATAATAAAACATCGCGAGGATCGGCGTGGTGAAGACAAATCCGACGGCGTTGTGGCCATACCACCACTCGACATTCGCGCTGTTCACTCCCGCGAAGAGATGGTAGGACTTGAAGAGCCCCGCAGGGATCGAGAGGTTGTTCACGATATAGAGCACCGCCACGGCGATGACGGTGGCGATGACGTACCAGAGCGAGACGTACATCTGCTCTTCCTTCCGCTTGATTATCGAGGCGAAGACATTCACCGCGAACATCACCCAGAGTATCACGACGCCGATGTCGAGCGGCCATTCCAATTCCGCGTATTCGTTCGACTGGTTCATTCCCGCGAAGAGGCTCAGGGCCGCGAGCGCGATCGCCACATTGAAGAGATAGAGTTGAAACCGCGCGAGCTTCGGGAAGACAAGGGGTCTTCTTGTAAGACGCATCACGATGTAATAGGAGATGCCGAATATCGCGCCGACCCCCAGTCCGAAGGCGAGCCCGTTCGTATGGACGACCCTCAGCCTCCCATAGGTGAGGAAAGGCGGGAAGTTCAGCTCGGGCCTCCAGAGCTGCACGGAGATGAGGAGCCCTATGAGGATGCCGACGACACCCCAGAAGATGGAGGAGACGATGAAACCGCTGACCGTCTGATTATCGTACTGATAATCACTCATGTCGATACCTCCTCAAGAAAAAAGTATTGCAAACTCCGACGGAGTCAGGGACGAAATCACGAAGCACCGTAATCAAGATAAACGTAATCCCATTTTCTCGTTTTGTCAAGCGAAAAGTTTAGGTTTCTTTATAATT
This region of Thermodesulfovibrionales bacterium genomic DNA includes:
- a CDS encoding DUF1573 domain-containing protein encodes the protein MILALILVLPALAYAEPSIQFEDPSHDFGEVQQGLQLEHTFEFENTGTEDLIISRVLPSUGCTAAVVSSNHLKPGEKGRITVKVDTAGRSGILVKTAGVLSNDPQKPKVTLTLKANIQEPVPPAPIPQR
- a CDS encoding sulfite exporter TauE/SafE family protein — protein: MLPTDSLYVLIFVSGLLGGFGHCIGMCGPVVAAYSLPLGGSAAPQEGMTGRLGAFMPHLLYTLGRVTTYSILGGIMGLTGSFSGVVRSIERIQNITLAAVGVLMVMMGLAAGGWLPFPTRLGRANLFTGSIAGIVRFISGIKTVGAYFPMGLVLGFLPCGLLYTALIAAAGAGAEAGSGAGGFLRGMSLLFLFGLGTSPALFLFGRLVSARAERLRNTLYKGAAIMLILAGSLFVYRALR
- a CDS encoding CcoQ/FixQ family Cbb3-type cytochrome c oxidase assembly chaperone: MNSLAIAYIVFGVTLVILFGIIIGFYYSKKRKKKVEEPKYKMLDDDE
- a CDS encoding 4Fe-4S dicluster domain-containing protein — its product is MMMSKGIQPWRRLIEVLQGLVILGLPFLKIDGESALRFDIPTLRLHVLGVSIWMEEFFIVLIALIFFTFLVILTTILFGRIWCGWLCPQTVIVDFTRFLDRADKKGAAHRALAYGAILGISIIIGANLIWYFVSPYEFIGRLFSQDLGRTISGFWIVLTMILFLNFAFLRHHFCSTVCPYARLQSVLYDSGTLLIAFDPGRKDECVNCMACVKTCPVGIDIRQGMNAACINCAECLDQCTKIMTRKERKSLIGYFWGFPGETGRILRGNVLLIGSLTAVALVSLLYLSSSRRALDMTVLPNYDFTPRMNENGGTLNSYLLSVENRGRRDLDLSIRVSAAGNGMKITPERLVLKAGDHRRITTYVSDANLGKNAGTKEIEISLVPVGDDTMKLSRKANFRIPGHK
- a CDS encoding cbb3-type cytochrome c oxidase subunit I — encoded protein: MSDYQYDNQTVSGFIVSSIFWGVVGILIGLLISVQLWRPELNFPPFLTYGRLRVVHTNGLAFGLGVGAIFGISYYIVMRLTRRPLVFPKLARFQLYLFNVAIALAALSLFAGMNQSNEYAELEWPLDIGVVILWVMFAVNVFASIIKRKEEQMYVSLWYVIATVIAVAVLYIVNNLSIPAGLFKSYHLFAGVNSANVEWWYGHNAVGFVFTTPILAMFYYFLPKATGIPIFSHRLSIIAFWSLVFAYLWTGAHHLVYTPLPDWIQTLAIVFTVFLIAPSWGSVVNGYYTVGSDWEKTRTNYLTKFFLLGITFYGLQTVQGPTQGLRVVSQLIHYTDWVPGHVHMGTMGWVTMTVAASIYYIIPKIYNTEIYSVKIANIHFWLVLIGQLIFSITMWITGIQQGVLWKAVNPDGSLKYTFMETLVRNYPFWKLRSVAGVIFTVGMLFFIYNVYMTMRRGKSLAAAKA
- a CDS encoding FixH family protein — its product is MKAAIIIVTIFGLASVIGVIVVGMRSFEGIVVEKPYETGLAWDSLEKEKASLGWKVEVRTKGFRTGDNDLLLLISDREGKPLSAADVSITVSRPSTSAYDKTYRADEQPGGIYNADVRLPLFGHWEMKIRVASGGKRAVFDEKIFAEKGPG
- a CDS encoding heavy metal translocating P-type ATPase, whose translation is MATLKCDHCLLTFSEGQAIHDEVKGVQRVFCCNGCRGIYRLIHDEGLDAFYERRNGWTPGPPEEGDVSTDLFEAALRTEGNKAALDLNLTGIRCASCIWLIEHFLMKCDGILSVMVNYATHRARIAWLTDRISLATILKKIASLGYAPRPYSGSAIEEALKGEKRDLLIRFGTASFLSMQLMLYTTALYAGYFEGIDPLYRKMFELISWAFTTPVIFYCGYPFLRNSVKGIGNRAFTMDALIFIGSFSAYAYSVFAIFTGGEVYFDTAAMIITLILLGRFLETGAKVKAIGAISSLISLQPKEARIMRQSDSGEPFSESVPVSTLKVGDRIEVIAGERIPVDCVVLGGHSEADESMLTGESVPVRKTESSAVFGGTMNLTGSLVLEVKKVGSDTLLSGIIRAVEDAQARKAPIQKLADIVAGWFVPAIFLVAGMTFGFWFLRTHLLSVSLVYAVSVLVIACPCALGLATPLAILISTTILSSRGVLVKGGDSIETVARTNFVSFDKTGTLTAGIPSLMNLATYGISRGELHILAASLERGSVHPIAHALRKGMRDEDLYRIESSTTHPGKGIEGLMNGRRLLAGNPSFLQSSGVVMSDTQMEDFAALSSGGDTITGFAEGAVLRGWLVLSNDLRPEVPEVVERLRQLGCGVGLLTGDRNAVAEEIGRKAGISIMDAEATPVQKADKVRLLREAGQRVLMVGDGINDAPALVEADAGVAIGSATDIAMESADVVLLRNDLRSVITLLAVSKRTFSLIRQNLFWAFSYNLVAVPLAVSGKIHPIISAACMAISSLIVVGNSLRLYKTK
- a CDS encoding cbb3-type cytochrome c oxidase N-terminal domain-containing protein, with the translated sequence MAGHEELDELKEFLVEEGVDAKRKIPIGWLILFWGLILWGIYYFAAYSPSISGWTQQKAYEESLKK
- a CDS encoding cbb3-type cytochrome c oxidase subunit II is translated as MASDFHHKLHTSPVLFAVLATVAILVGTVVTMFAPMLTSQMHPKLENLKPYTPIQLAGRDIYQREGCNNCHTQTVRPLKTEVMRYGDYSKAGEFAYDHPFLWGSKRTGPDLARIGGKYPDEWHYGHFESPQAFFAESNMPAYGWLKDRKVDPREIESHMAALGFPYTPEDIKALEGKTELAALVAYMQVIGIAVAKQAAPLAAEAAEKNPLAGDPKAIADGKAIFGANCAVCHGADGKGGIGPSLVDNVWLYQEGDVSDGVLFGIISQGTQPGAEIAGRKAKGGMPPFGSSLDKNKIWSLIAYIRSLQGK